In Nitrospira sp., the following proteins share a genomic window:
- a CDS encoding NADP-dependent isocitrate dehydrogenase, with translation MAKADKIIYTKTDEAPMLATYSFLPIINAFSKAAGVTVELRDISLAGRVIAVFPEFLTDKQKQHDALAELGELAKTPEANIIKLPNISASIPQLVATIKELQKQGYKLPDYPENPKDDKEKDIKARYDKVKGSAVNPVLREGNSDRRAPLSVKAYARKYPHKMGAWSSDSKTHVSHMKGGDFRSNEKSLTIPAATTAKIEFVGADGKTAVLKEKVALQASEVLDATFMSVKALRKFIEEQIEDAKAKGILFSLHMKATMMKISDPKIFGHAVTVYYKDVFEKYADTFKKLGVDPDNGLGDVYAKIKSLPDDQRQAIENDIKAVYQKRPPMAMVNSDKGITNLHVPSDIIIDASMPPVIRDSGKMWNPEGKLQDVKCVIPDGSYSPVYREVVEFCKQHGAFDPKTMGSVPNVGLMAQAAEEYGSHDKTYKAPGNGTIRIVDTAGKVLHEHKVEEGDIWRACQVKDTPIQDWVKLAVTRARATGAPAVFWLDKNRPHDAELIKKVNAYLPKHDTTGLEIKIMAPADACRFSLERMKDSKDTISCTGNVLRDYLTDLFPILEIGTSAKMLSIVPLLNGGGLFETGAGGSAPKHVQQFQEEGYLRWDSLGEFLALAASLEHLAKAGNNLVAKILADTLDQANAKFLESNKSPARKVGEIDNRGSHFYLALYWAQALAAQTADKKIAEKFSKIARELSDNEKTIDQELLAAQGKPQDVGGYYHPDDAKASKAMRPSATLNRIIDSFA, from the coding sequence ATGGCAAAAGCAGACAAAATCATCTACACAAAGACCGACGAAGCTCCGATGCTGGCGACCTATTCGTTTCTGCCAATTATCAATGCCTTCTCCAAGGCGGCGGGTGTCACGGTGGAGCTGCGTGACATCTCACTGGCGGGCCGCGTGATCGCGGTGTTCCCGGAGTTTCTGACGGACAAGCAGAAGCAGCACGATGCGCTGGCCGAGCTGGGCGAGCTGGCCAAGACGCCGGAAGCCAACATTATCAAGCTGCCGAATATCAGCGCTTCGATCCCGCAGCTGGTGGCGACGATCAAGGAGTTGCAGAAGCAGGGCTATAAACTGCCGGACTATCCAGAAAATCCAAAGGACGACAAGGAAAAGGACATTAAGGCCCGCTATGACAAGGTGAAGGGTAGCGCGGTGAATCCGGTGCTGCGCGAAGGAAACTCTGACCGCCGTGCGCCGCTCTCCGTCAAGGCCTATGCCCGTAAATACCCGCACAAGATGGGCGCCTGGTCGTCGGACTCCAAGACGCACGTCTCCCACATGAAGGGCGGTGATTTCCGGTCAAACGAAAAGTCTCTGACGATACCGGCGGCGACGACGGCGAAGATTGAGTTCGTGGGCGCGGATGGCAAGACGGCGGTCTTGAAAGAAAAAGTCGCGTTGCAGGCCAGTGAGGTGCTGGACGCCACGTTCATGAGCGTGAAGGCGCTGCGCAAGTTCATCGAGGAGCAGATCGAGGATGCCAAGGCAAAGGGCATCCTCTTCTCGCTCCATATGAAGGCGACTATGATGAAGATTTCAGACCCGAAGATCTTCGGGCACGCCGTCACCGTCTACTACAAAGACGTCTTTGAGAAGTACGCGGACACGTTCAAGAAGCTAGGCGTAGACCCAGACAATGGGCTGGGCGACGTCTATGCAAAGATCAAGTCGCTGCCAGATGATCAGCGCCAGGCGATCGAGAACGACATCAAGGCCGTCTATCAGAAGCGGCCGCCGATGGCGATGGTGAATTCCGACAAGGGTATCACCAATCTGCATGTACCAAGCGACATCATCATCGATGCCTCCATGCCACCGGTCATCCGTGACTCGGGCAAGATGTGGAACCCAGAGGGCAAGTTGCAGGATGTCAAGTGTGTGATTCCCGATGGAAGCTACTCCCCGGTCTATCGCGAGGTCGTAGAGTTCTGCAAACAGCACGGCGCCTTCGATCCTAAGACAATGGGCAGCGTACCCAACGTGGGCCTCATGGCGCAGGCGGCGGAAGAGTACGGCTCGCACGACAAGACCTACAAGGCGCCTGGCAACGGGACCATCCGTATCGTGGACACGGCGGGCAAGGTCCTGCACGAGCACAAGGTCGAAGAGGGCGACATCTGGCGCGCCTGCCAGGTGAAGGATACGCCGATCCAGGACTGGGTGAAACTGGCTGTAACCCGCGCCAGGGCGACCGGCGCCCCGGCGGTGTTCTGGCTCGACAAGAACCGTCCGCACGACGCAGAGCTGATCAAGAAGGTGAACGCCTATCTGCCGAAGCACGACACAACTGGTCTTGAGATCAAAATCATGGCTCCGGCCGATGCCTGCCGCTTCTCGCTGGAGCGGATGAAGGATAGCAAGGATACGATCTCCTGCACGGGCAACGTTCTCCGCGACTATCTGACCGATCTCTTTCCGATTCTCGAAATCGGCACCAGCGCCAAGATGCTCTCGATCGTGCCGCTGCTTAACGGCGGCGGGCTGTTCGAGACGGGCGCCGGTGGCTCCGCGCCGAAACACGTGCAGCAGTTCCAGGAGGAGGGCTACCTCCGCTGGGACTCGCTAGGTGAGTTCCTCGCGCTTGCTGCGTCGCTTGAGCATCTGGCAAAGGCGGGCAACAATCTGGTGGCCAAGATCCTGGCGGACACGCTGGACCAGGCCAACGCCAAATTCCTTGAGAGCAACAAGTCGCCCGCTCGTAAGGTCGGCGAGATCGACAACCGCGGCAGCCACTTCTACCTGGCGCTCTACTGGGCGCAGGCTCTGGCGGCGCAGACCGCAGACAAGAAGATCGCCGAGAAATTTTCGAAGATCGCCAGGGAACTGAGCGACAACGAGAAGACGATCGATCAGGAATTGCTGGCCGCGCAGGGCAAGCCGCAGGACGTCGGTGGGTACTATCACCCTGACGATGCCAAGGCTTCCAAGGCGATGCGGCCGAGCGCGACGCTGAACAGGATCATCGACTCGTTCGCCTAA
- a CDS encoding FAD-binding protein yields MDIHKLQEIVHKTRDARRKQVLPKYTPAERDTLITKYHPDFRENAYRPIKFGPNEGEKTVRELASLLEGDSSVPMDLGLTPAHTCDVLVVGGGGAGCAAALHAHAQGAKVLLATKLRLGDSNTVMAQGGMQIAVTKEDSPVTHFLDTLKGGHMKNDHDLLKVMVEEGPSIAKWLLELGVLFDRDADGNLHVKKGGGSSRPRLVTASDYTGLEIMRVLKDEVLNQKIQLLEFSAAVELLSDKGGCTGAVLRDLDNKRFLIVAAKTVILATGGIGRLHIQGFPTSNHYGATGDGLAMSYRMGAKLMHIDTFQYHPSGAVYPEQLIGALVTEGIRSEGGHLVNARGERFVNELDTRDVVSSSIIRECEEGRGIRTMSGRIGIWLDTPLLEAEQGEGTLLKHFPAMVRQYERFGINIAKDPVLIYPTLHYQNGGVKIDTHGESDVKNLFVAGEASGGLHGRNRLMGNSLLDLMVYGKRSGLTAAARAKSMPQGKLTLDHVKKFKDEAKKHRVSSDVVSPMLFPAYAKKE; encoded by the coding sequence ATGGACATTCATAAACTTCAGGAAATCGTCCACAAGACCCGCGACGCCCGCCGCAAGCAGGTGTTGCCCAAGTACACACCAGCCGAACGCGACACGCTGATCACGAAGTACCACCCGGATTTCCGCGAGAACGCCTACCGTCCCATCAAGTTTGGTCCGAACGAGGGTGAAAAGACTGTCCGCGAACTGGCGTCGCTGCTCGAAGGCGATAGCTCGGTGCCGATGGACCTCGGCCTCACGCCCGCGCACACGTGCGACGTGCTCGTGGTGGGCGGCGGGGGCGCTGGCTGTGCAGCCGCGTTGCACGCGCACGCGCAGGGCGCGAAGGTCCTTCTAGCCACAAAGCTCCGCCTGGGCGACTCCAACACGGTCATGGCGCAGGGCGGCATGCAAATCGCCGTCACCAAGGAAGACTCTCCGGTCACGCATTTCCTCGACACGCTCAAGGGCGGTCACATGAAGAACGACCACGATCTGCTCAAGGTCATGGTCGAAGAGGGGCCCTCCATCGCCAAGTGGCTGCTCGAGCTCGGTGTACTGTTCGACCGGGATGCTGATGGCAACCTGCATGTGAAGAAGGGCGGGGGCAGCTCCAGGCCGCGCCTCGTTACCGCCTCCGACTATACGGGCCTCGAAATCATGCGGGTACTTAAGGACGAGGTGCTCAACCAAAAAATTCAGCTCCTGGAATTCTCCGCCGCGGTCGAACTGCTGAGCGACAAGGGGGGGTGCACCGGCGCGGTCCTGCGCGATCTCGACAATAAGCGCTTTTTGATCGTGGCGGCCAAGACGGTCATTCTCGCCACGGGTGGCATCGGCCGGCTGCACATCCAGGGCTTTCCGACCAGCAACCACTATGGCGCGACCGGCGATGGATTAGCGATGTCCTACCGGATGGGTGCCAAGCTGATGCACATTGACACGTTCCAGTACCATCCGTCCGGCGCGGTCTATCCAGAGCAGTTGATCGGCGCGCTGGTGACCGAAGGTATCCGTTCCGAGGGCGGCCATCTTGTCAACGCCAGGGGCGAGCGGTTTGTCAACGAGCTTGACACGCGCGACGTGGTTTCCTCCTCCATCATCCGCGAGTGCGAGGAGGGCCGCGGCATCCGGACCATGTCTGGCCGCATCGGCATCTGGCTCGACACGCCGTTGCTCGAGGCGGAACAGGGCGAGGGGACGCTGCTCAAGCATTTCCCGGCAATGGTCCGGCAGTATGAGCGGTTTGGCATCAATATCGCCAAGGACCCGGTGTTGATCTATCCCACGCTCCACTACCAAAACGGCGGCGTCAAGATCGACACGCATGGTGAATCGGATGTGAAAAACCTCTTCGTCGCAGGTGAGGCTTCCGGTGGGCTACATGGCCGCAACCGTTTGATGGGTAACTCGCTGCTCGATCTCATGGTCTACGGTAAGCGCTCCGGCCTCACGGCTGCGGCGCGCGCCAAGTCCATGCCGCAGGGCAAGCTCACGCTGGATCACGTCAAGAAATTTAAGGACGAAGCCAAAAAACACCGCGTGTCTTCCGACGTTGTCTCGCCGATGCTCTTTCCTGCATACGCAAAGAAAGAATAG
- the sucC gene encoding ADP-forming succinate--CoA ligase subunit beta: MNIHEFQAKSLFAQFGVPVPRGKEVKTPLQAEKWAKELNTPVYVVKAQIHAGGRGKAGGVKITKSQAEVPGLATELIGKTLITHQTGPKGRKVRRLLIEEGAGIAKELYLSLLVDRDTGWATFIASTEGGMEIEEVAAKTPEKIIKEPIDPAVGFQGYNGRNVAFALGLNAIEPAVINPFVQMLSNLYKLFMEKNAALVEINPLVITTDKKLIALDGKVGFDDNGLFKHADVQAMRDLNEEEPLEIEASANNLNYVKLDGNIGCMVNGAGLAMATMDVIKLAGSEPANFLDVGGGATKETVAAGFRILLKDKNVKGIFINIFGGIVRCERIAHGVIEAAKEVKITVPLVVRLQGTNAEEGRKLLKESGLKLDVADDLWQAALKIVGMTGRKRSKPSASVGAHS, translated from the coding sequence ATGAACATCCATGAATTTCAGGCGAAGTCGTTGTTCGCGCAGTTCGGCGTGCCCGTGCCCCGCGGGAAGGAGGTCAAGACGCCGTTACAGGCCGAGAAATGGGCGAAGGAGCTGAACACGCCGGTCTATGTCGTCAAGGCACAGATCCATGCCGGCGGCCGCGGCAAAGCGGGCGGCGTGAAGATCACCAAGAGCCAGGCCGAGGTGCCGGGGTTGGCCACAGAGCTGATCGGTAAGACGCTTATCACGCACCAGACAGGGCCGAAGGGCCGCAAGGTCCGCCGCCTGCTAATCGAAGAAGGCGCCGGTATTGCCAAGGAACTCTATCTCAGTCTGCTCGTGGACCGCGACACAGGCTGGGCGACCTTCATCGCCAGCACCGAGGGCGGCATGGAAATCGAGGAAGTCGCCGCCAAAACGCCAGAGAAGATCATTAAGGAGCCGATCGATCCGGCTGTTGGCTTCCAGGGCTACAACGGCCGCAACGTCGCTTTCGCGCTGGGACTCAACGCGATCGAGCCCGCCGTCATCAACCCCTTCGTGCAGATGTTGAGCAATCTCTACAAGCTGTTCATGGAAAAGAATGCAGCGTTGGTCGAGATCAATCCGCTCGTCATCACCACGGACAAGAAGCTCATCGCGCTCGACGGCAAGGTCGGTTTCGACGACAACGGCCTTTTCAAGCACGCGGACGTGCAGGCCATGCGCGATCTGAACGAAGAGGAGCCGCTGGAGATCGAGGCCTCGGCCAACAACCTCAACTACGTGAAGCTGGACGGCAACATCGGCTGCATGGTCAACGGCGCGGGTCTCGCCATGGCGACGATGGACGTTATCAAGCTTGCGGGCAGCGAGCCGGCTAATTTCCTCGACGTCGGCGGGGGCGCCACGAAGGAAACCGTCGCGGCCGGCTTCCGCATCTTGCTCAAGGACAAGAACGTGAAGGGTATCTTCATCAACATCTTCGGTGGGATTGTCCGCTGCGAGCGCATTGCCCACGGCGTGATCGAAGCCGCCAAGGAGGTGAAGATCACTGTCCCGCTGGTCGTGCGGCTGCAGGGCACCAACGCTGAGGAGGGCCGCAAGCTCTTAAAGGAGTCGGGTCTCAAGCTGGATGTGGCAGATGACCTCTGGCAAGCGGCACTGAAAATCGTGGGCATGACCGGGCGGAAGCGGTCGAAACCCTCGGCTTCAGTAGGAGCACACTCATGA
- a CDS encoding 4Fe-4S ferredoxin, giving the protein MADVNKENVIDQEEVLHPKMVMVEIAGKNYQVPEGITVVKALWYAGQEVTRGLGCLAGFCGACATYYRTKDDPKVRTCLACQTTVQDGMSFTMVPPFPARKATYDIRQLKDPKQDLFALYPEAPLCRNCNACTEACPQTIDVREGVWRAVFGDFQAVSEMFMDCVMCGLCTPVCIADIAPNLVALYASRAHGAHFVEKPIQLDHRIKEITDGKYQGDWEQVMKMNEQELVKACAELK; this is encoded by the coding sequence ATGGCCGATGTGAATAAGGAAAACGTCATCGATCAGGAGGAAGTCCTCCATCCGAAGATGGTGATGGTGGAAATCGCCGGCAAGAACTACCAAGTGCCGGAGGGGATCACCGTCGTGAAGGCGCTCTGGTACGCGGGGCAGGAGGTCACCCGTGGCCTCGGCTGCCTTGCCGGTTTCTGCGGCGCCTGCGCGACGTACTATCGGACAAAAGACGATCCGAAAGTCCGCACCTGTCTCGCCTGCCAAACAACGGTGCAGGACGGTATGTCCTTCACGATGGTGCCGCCGTTTCCGGCCCGTAAGGCAACCTACGACATCCGGCAGCTCAAGGACCCTAAGCAGGACCTCTTCGCGCTTTATCCAGAAGCGCCGCTTTGCCGCAACTGCAACGCTTGCACGGAAGCCTGCCCGCAAACAATCGATGTGCGTGAGGGGGTTTGGCGCGCCGTGTTCGGGGATTTCCAGGCTGTCTCCGAGATGTTCATGGATTGTGTCATGTGCGGCCTCTGCACCCCGGTCTGTATCGCGGACATCGCACCCAATCTGGTCGCGCTCTACGCCAGCCGTGCGCACGGCGCGCATTTCGTCGAAAAGCCGATACAACTCGATCATCGCATCAAGGAGATCACCGACGGGAAGTACCAGGGTGACTGGGAGCAGGTGATGAAGATGAACGAGCAGGAGCTCGTCAAGGCCTGCGCGGAACTAAAGTGA
- a CDS encoding aconitate hydratase produces MSVEMMKQLYAKMPGVIDKARKKFGKSLTLAEKILVSHADNFDTQVWERGKAMLALRPDRVAMQDATAQMAMLQFMQANKPQAAVPSTIHCDHLIRAEMGSEKDLLRALDENKEVYNFLASAAKKYGIGFWKPGAGIIHQVVLENYAFPGGLIIGTDSHTPNGGGLGMLAIGVGGADAGEVMAGLPWEVLHPKLIGVRLTGKLSGWASPKDVILYLCGLLTVKGGTNKIVEYFGPGSETISATGKGTICNMGAELGATTSVFPFDQKMVAYLNITDRADLANLAQANKALLVADPEVYKSPEQYFDEVVEIDLSKLEPYVVGPHTPDLARPISKIAAEAKEKGYPVELKAALVGSCTNSSYEDISRAAHIAKQGLKAGLKAKTAFLISPGSERIYHTMKRDGFMETFEQMGATVLSNSCGPCIGQWKRADAVKGRAESIVSTFNRNFPGRNDGVNETLSFLASPEIVTAYALSGDLGFDPVHQSIKGADGKEFKLQAPQGEELPAKGFAKGEVGYVEPAKDGGKLTVDIPPTSERLQLLQPFPKWDGKDFDKLPLLLKTKGKTTTDHISPAGPWLKFRGHLDKISDNMFLGATNAFGSEPGKGTNVLTGEANLTIAQIARAYKAKGIGSVVVGDENYGEGSSREHAAMSPRFLNVRAVITKSFARIHETNLKKQGILPLTFADAKDYEKIELSDRLSIVDLNKLASGKPVTVVVHKQSGDVKIQANHSMTEQQITWFKAGSALNALN; encoded by the coding sequence ATGTCGGTCGAAATGATGAAGCAACTCTATGCGAAGATGCCGGGCGTCATCGATAAGGCGCGCAAGAAATTTGGCAAGAGCCTGACGCTGGCGGAGAAGATCCTCGTCTCGCACGCGGACAACTTCGATACGCAGGTGTGGGAGCGCGGCAAGGCGATGCTGGCGCTGCGGCCCGACCGGGTCGCTATGCAAGATGCCACGGCACAGATGGCCATGCTGCAGTTCATGCAGGCCAACAAGCCGCAGGCGGCCGTGCCGAGCACGATCCATTGCGACCATTTGATCCGGGCCGAGATGGGCTCCGAGAAGGACCTGCTCCGCGCGCTGGACGAGAACAAGGAGGTCTACAACTTCCTAGCCTCCGCGGCGAAGAAGTATGGCATCGGCTTCTGGAAGCCGGGCGCCGGCATCATCCACCAGGTGGTGCTGGAAAACTACGCGTTTCCCGGCGGCCTGATCATCGGCACCGACTCGCACACGCCAAATGGCGGCGGGCTGGGCATGCTGGCAATCGGCGTCGGCGGCGCGGACGCGGGCGAAGTGATGGCCGGATTGCCGTGGGAGGTGCTGCATCCGAAACTAATCGGCGTGCGGCTGACCGGCAAGCTCAGCGGCTGGGCCTCGCCCAAGGACGTGATTCTCTACCTGTGCGGCCTGCTGACGGTGAAGGGCGGCACGAACAAAATCGTCGAGTATTTCGGCCCGGGCTCTGAGACGATCAGCGCCACCGGCAAGGGTACCATCTGCAACATGGGGGCCGAGCTGGGCGCGACAACCTCGGTATTTCCCTTTGACCAGAAGATGGTCGCGTACCTCAACATTACGGACCGGGCTGATCTGGCAAATCTGGCGCAGGCCAACAAGGCACTGCTCGTGGCAGATCCGGAAGTCTACAAGTCCCCGGAGCAGTACTTCGATGAGGTTGTCGAAATCGACCTCTCGAAGCTCGAGCCGTATGTGGTCGGTCCGCACACGCCCGACCTGGCGCGGCCGATTTCGAAGATCGCGGCTGAAGCGAAGGAGAAGGGCTATCCGGTTGAACTTAAGGCGGCGCTGGTCGGCAGCTGCACAAATTCTTCCTATGAGGACATCAGCCGCGCGGCACACATTGCCAAGCAAGGCCTCAAGGCCGGGCTCAAGGCCAAGACGGCATTTCTGATTTCGCCGGGCTCGGAGCGCATCTATCACACGATGAAGCGCGACGGATTCATGGAGACGTTTGAGCAAATGGGCGCGACCGTGCTCTCGAACTCCTGCGGCCCCTGCATCGGACAGTGGAAGCGGGCGGATGCAGTGAAGGGCAGGGCAGAGTCCATTGTCAGCACATTCAACCGGAACTTTCCGGGCCGCAACGACGGCGTCAACGAAACGCTGTCGTTTTTAGCCAGCCCCGAGATCGTGACGGCCTACGCGCTGTCCGGCGATCTCGGTTTCGATCCGGTGCATCAATCAATCAAGGGCGCCGACGGCAAGGAGTTCAAGCTCCAGGCGCCGCAGGGCGAGGAACTCCCGGCTAAGGGTTTTGCCAAGGGCGAGGTGGGCTACGTGGAGCCGGCGAAGGACGGCGGCAAGCTCACGGTGGACATTCCGCCGACGAGCGAGCGTCTGCAGCTTCTCCAACCTTTCCCGAAGTGGGATGGCAAGGATTTCGACAAGCTGCCGCTCCTGCTGAAGACCAAGGGGAAAACCACGACCGACCATATTTCACCGGCCGGTCCGTGGCTGAAGTTCCGCGGCCATCTAGACAAGATCAGCGACAACATGTTCCTCGGCGCCACCAACGCGTTCGGAAGTGAGCCCGGCAAGGGGACCAATGTGCTGACAGGTGAGGCGAACCTGACCATCGCGCAGATCGCCCGCGCCTACAAGGCCAAGGGCATCGGTTCGGTCGTGGTCGGCGACGAGAACTACGGCGAGGGCAGCAGCCGCGAGCACGCGGCCATGTCCCCGCGGTTCCTCAACGTGCGGGCAGTCATCACGAAGAGCTTCGCCCGCATTCACGAGACCAATCTGAAAAAACAGGGCATCCTGCCGCTGACTTTTGCCGATGCGAAGGACTATGAGAAGATCGAGCTTAGCGACCGGTTGAGCATCGTGGATCTGAACAAACTGGCGTCGGGCAAGCCGGTCACGGTCGTCGTGCACAAGCAGAGCGGCGACGTGAAGATTCAGGCGAATCACAGCATGACGGAACAGCAGATCACCTGGTTCAAGGCCGGCTCGGCGTTGAACGCGCTTAATTAA
- a CDS encoding enoyl-ACP reductase: MLMKGKKGLIIGVANKHSIAWAIAEAAAREGAQLFFNYQSERLKENVEELASTVPGSKCFPCDVGNDAQIDALMQQAQKDFGGLDFLVHSVAFAPREELTGEFLNTTRKGFATALDISAYSLIAVTKAALPLMSAGGSIVTLTYLGAERVVPHYNVMGVAKAALEASVRYLAHNLGPKNVRVNAISAGPIRTLAARGVSGISKMVDHHREFAPLRRATEQSECGDTALFLLSDLGRGITGEVLYVDGGYHILGTLASLE, encoded by the coding sequence ATGCTGATGAAAGGCAAAAAGGGATTAATTATTGGCGTCGCCAATAAGCACAGCATCGCTTGGGCCATCGCGGAAGCAGCCGCCCGGGAGGGTGCCCAACTGTTTTTCAATTACCAGAGCGAGCGGCTGAAAGAAAACGTAGAGGAGTTGGCCAGCACTGTACCGGGCTCCAAATGCTTCCCCTGCGATGTTGGCAACGACGCCCAGATCGACGCGCTCATGCAGCAGGCTCAGAAGGATTTCGGCGGGCTGGACTTTCTGGTTCACTCGGTCGCCTTCGCGCCGCGTGAAGAACTCACGGGCGAATTCCTTAACACGACCCGCAAGGGTTTTGCTACGGCGCTGGACATCAGCGCCTATTCGCTGATCGCTGTCACCAAGGCGGCGCTGCCGCTGATGAGCGCCGGGGGCTCCATCGTCACCCTCACCTACCTCGGAGCCGAGCGCGTCGTGCCACACTACAACGTGATGGGCGTGGCCAAGGCCGCACTGGAAGCGAGCGTGCGCTACCTGGCACATAACCTCGGTCCTAAAAACGTCCGTGTTAACGCTATCTCGGCTGGTCCAATCCGCACGCTGGCCGCGCGTGGGGTGTCGGGCATCAGCAAGATGGTAGACCATCACCGCGAATTCGCCCCTCTGCGCCGCGCGACGGAGCAGTCGGAATGCGGCGACACGGCGCTGTTTCTTTTGAGTGATCTTGGCCGCGGCATCACCGGCGAAGTGCTCTACGTGGATGGGGGCTACCACATCCTCGGCACCCTGGCTAGCCTGGAGTAG
- the sucD gene encoding succinate--CoA ligase subunit alpha, translating to MSILVNKNTRVVVQGITGKEGSFHATQCKAYGTQVVAGVTPGKAGQEVEGIPVFNTVREAVKKTQCDTSLIFVPPPFAGDAILEAADAGVKLVICITEGIPVNDMVRVKRAIRNRPVRLIGPNCPGVITVDEAKIGIMPGFIHKKGVVGVVSRSGTLTYEAVHQLSTLGLGETTCVGIGGDPVNGTSFVDVLPLFEQDPETKAIVMIGEIGGDAEEKAAEFITKNIRKPVVSFIAGITAPPGRRMGHAGAIISGGKGTASEKMKVLEAAGVRVCQNPAEIGATVKAALGR from the coding sequence ATGAGCATCCTGGTTAATAAGAATACACGGGTTGTCGTGCAGGGGATCACCGGCAAGGAGGGGTCGTTCCATGCCACCCAGTGTAAGGCCTACGGCACGCAGGTCGTGGCGGGCGTCACGCCGGGGAAGGCTGGGCAGGAGGTCGAGGGCATTCCGGTGTTCAACACTGTCCGCGAGGCGGTGAAGAAAACCCAGTGCGACACGTCGCTGATTTTCGTGCCCCCGCCGTTTGCCGGTGATGCGATCCTCGAGGCGGCGGATGCGGGCGTCAAGCTCGTCATCTGCATCACTGAGGGCATTCCGGTCAACGACATGGTGCGGGTGAAGCGGGCCATCCGGAACCGTCCGGTTCGCCTGATTGGTCCGAACTGTCCCGGCGTTATCACGGTAGACGAGGCCAAGATCGGCATCATGCCGGGCTTCATCCATAAGAAGGGCGTTGTTGGCGTGGTCTCCCGCAGCGGGACCCTCACCTACGAGGCCGTGCACCAGCTCTCGACACTGGGCTTGGGCGAAACCACCTGCGTCGGCATCGGCGGCGATCCAGTCAACGGCACCAGCTTCGTAGACGTGCTGCCGCTCTTTGAGCAGGATCCGGAGACCAAAGCCATTGTCATGATTGGCGAGATCGGCGGCGACGCCGAGGAGAAGGCCGCAGAATTTATCACGAAGAACATCCGCAAGCCGGTGGTGAGCTTCATTGCGGGCATTACGGCGCCTCCGGGCCGCCGCATGGGCCATGCGGGCGCGATCATCTCTGGCGGCAAGGGCACGGCATCCGAAAAGATGAAGGTTCTCGAAGCGGCCGGTGTACGTGTGTGTCAGAATCCTGCCGAAATCGGTGCGACCGTCAAGGCAGCGCTCGGACGTTGA